The following proteins are encoded in a genomic region of Thermococcus pacificus:
- a CDS encoding prenyltransferase/squalene oxidase repeat-containing protein — protein sequence MKKVLAVIIIVLMLVPAVSAEAIDGSVRFLSGTSENTQQVREISLSIMALAAAKDDVNWDITPEIEVLVNELLEDQNADGGWGYYPNEPSNVLDTAYAVIALRTFIDNVSSPLHAEASVSLKKGLRYLVSANNGEAWGYIPKTTSECYPTLIALWALGMNKYTIHREIVKNAIEYLSSVETCEISPHERFALELIAYHYLKVPVNSEQIERAKYILLNETLTTKERAVLTYALTLYEPVDFNTLRALHILINQGQKTIDNLTYWTNVPNCFGTSELVATTAYAIMGISRSYQKPIPPESFNETTMDLCSVLASAQNPDGGWPFSDFQESNPTVTYYALKALSSCYPRDSKIIQNALTFMRKVMKKEEDKIKLRNYISPEYYYAVKALAESGELSSNEKNEIIRNILNSRLQGTNLWGSKILGPQPLDTAYAIDLLLDLGISPSDPVIQSATKWLMDISSTGWGTYMGGRYIKYMLKPNLFVTMVVLKTLTRVVNEKEVREHIDWLESQRWDKGWGYYKYYEDITGRRIPQEPEIFITTEITTLLLEYGIDYREDTLTLILENLNDIKENYLDLAASIAFIAKIRPLVTLENIVSILNTQSFKVFADSDEYNISKIASNLHSVFGQQFIKTKTISKEGNYVIISKIGGIDVQEYNPQITVEILNSSIKIGDIEVPKSDVVLIVPGRTSNGFALLILYTPGTEEIVKEIFSIGFIKYIRGDAMVLVNENGKARVIVVR from the coding sequence ATGAAGAAGGTTCTGGCCGTAATAATTATTGTTCTCATGCTGGTTCCAGCCGTTAGTGCCGAAGCGATAGACGGCTCCGTGAGGTTTCTAAGTGGGACCTCGGAAAACACCCAGCAAGTAAGGGAGATAAGCCTGAGCATAATGGCCCTCGCAGCGGCGAAGGACGACGTGAACTGGGACATAACCCCCGAGATAGAGGTACTGGTCAACGAGCTCCTCGAAGACCAGAACGCCGATGGAGGGTGGGGCTACTACCCGAACGAGCCGAGTAACGTTCTCGACACGGCCTATGCGGTTATAGCATTGAGAACATTCATAGATAATGTCAGTTCACCTCTCCATGCAGAAGCTTCCGTATCTCTAAAAAAAGGCCTCAGATATTTAGTATCTGCTAATAATGGGGAAGCCTGGGGTTATATACCTAAAACAACGTCTGAGTGTTACCCCACCTTAATAGCCTTATGGGCTTTAGGAATGAACAAATACACCATCCACAGAGAGATTGTTAAGAACGCTATTGAATACCTCTCCTCTGTGGAGACATGTGAAATCTCTCCTCATGAAAGATTTGCCTTGGAACTAATAGCTTATCATTACCTCAAAGTTCCCGTTAACTCTGAGCAGATAGAAAGGGCCAAGTACATATTGCTGAATGAAACTCTCACAACCAAAGAGAGAGCAGTATTAACGTATGCTCTTACATTATATGAACCAGTAGATTTCAATACGTTAAGGGCGCTCCATATACTCATTAATCAGGGCCAAAAAACCATAGACAACCTAACATACTGGACGAACGTACCAAATTGTTTTGGTACCAGCGAACTCGTGGCCACTACAGCGTACGCTATCATGGGGATATCCAGATCATATCAAAAACCAATACCTCCCGAAAGTTTCAACGAAACAACCATGGATCTCTGCTCAGTTTTAGCATCGGCACAAAACCCTGATGGAGGTTGGCCGTTTTCTGATTTTCAAGAGTCCAACCCTACAGTCACTTACTACGCTCTGAAGGCATTATCTTCTTGTTATCCTCGTGATTCAAAGATCATACAGAATGCCCTGACGTTCATGAGAAAAGTTATGAAAAAAGAAGAAGACAAAATAAAGCTAAGAAACTATATTTCCCCCGAATACTACTACGCGGTTAAAGCTCTAGCTGAGTCCGGAGAGCTCAGTAGCAACGAAAAAAACGAGATCATCAGAAACATTCTAAACTCCAGACTGCAAGGAACTAACCTATGGGGATCCAAAATCCTAGGTCCACAACCGTTAGACACCGCCTATGCCATCGATCTCTTGCTGGATTTGGGAATATCCCCCTCAGATCCTGTAATACAAAGTGCAACAAAATGGTTAATGGATATAAGCAGCACTGGCTGGGGTACATACATGGGCGGAAGATACATTAAGTACATGCTGAAACCAAATCTTTTTGTAACAATGGTGGTGTTGAAAACGCTCACAAGGGTTGTCAACGAGAAGGAGGTGAGAGAACACATTGATTGGCTTGAATCTCAGAGATGGGACAAAGGATGGGGCTATTATAAATACTACGAGGACATAACCGGCAGAAGAATCCCTCAAGAACCAGAGATTTTCATAACCACTGAGATTACAACATTACTCTTAGAATATGGCATTGATTATAGAGAAGACACACTCACATTGATCCTTGAAAATCTGAACGACATCAAAGAGAATTATCTGGATCTGGCCGCTTCTATAGCATTCATAGCCAAGATAAGGCCGTTAGTAACCTTGGAGAACATCGTGTCAATTCTAAATACTCAGTCGTTTAAGGTATTCGCAGATTCGGACGAGTACAACATCTCAAAGATTGCCTCAAACCTGCATAGTGTCTTTGGTCAGCAGTTTATAAAAACCAAGACAATCTCAAAAGAGGGCAACTACGTAATCATCTCAAAAATTGGAGGAATTGACGTACAAGAATACAACCCCCAGATCACCGTAGAGATACTCAACAGCTCCATTAAGATCGGGGATATAGAGGTTCCCAAATCAGACGTGGTTCTGATAGTTCCTGGAAGGACCTCAAACGGATTTGCACTGCTGATACTATACACCCCCGGAACCGAAGAGATAGTCAAGGAGATATTCAGCATCGGCTTCATAAAGTACATAAGGGGAGACGCGATGGTTCTCGTAAACGAGAACGGAAAGGCGAGAGTAATAGTGGTGAGGTGA
- the twy1 gene encoding 4-demethylwyosine synthase TYW1: MAITFVSNPNMPEEMARLFRKQHYALVGRHSSVKLCHWLKESIKHDRFCYKQKFYNIHSHRCLQMTPVTAWCTHNCIFCWRPMEGFLGTELPEPWDDPAFIVEESIKAQRKLLVGYKGMPGINMKKFEEAWNPKHAAISLSGEPMLYPYMGDLVEEFHKRGFTTFIVTNGTVPERLEEMKREDKLPTQLYVSLTAPDIETYNRVNVPMIPDGWDRIKETLALMRDAQTRTVIRLTLVKGENMHNPEGYAKLIKLANPMFVEAKAYMFVGFSRNRLTINNMPRHEEIKAFAEELVKYLPGYHIEDEYEPSRVVLIMRDDVDPHGTGVNGRFIKH; encoded by the coding sequence ATGGCGATAACCTTTGTATCCAACCCGAACATGCCCGAGGAGATGGCGAGACTCTTCAGGAAGCAGCATTACGCTCTGGTGGGGAGGCACAGCTCGGTGAAGCTCTGCCACTGGCTCAAGGAGAGCATAAAGCACGACCGCTTCTGCTACAAGCAGAAGTTCTACAACATACACTCCCACCGCTGCCTCCAGATGACGCCCGTAACAGCGTGGTGCACCCACAACTGCATATTCTGCTGGCGCCCGATGGAGGGCTTCCTAGGAACCGAACTGCCGGAACCATGGGACGACCCGGCCTTCATCGTCGAGGAGAGCATAAAGGCCCAGAGGAAGCTCCTCGTCGGCTACAAGGGAATGCCGGGTATAAACATGAAGAAGTTTGAGGAAGCCTGGAACCCGAAGCATGCGGCCATAAGCCTCTCGGGCGAGCCGATGCTCTACCCCTACATGGGCGACCTAGTGGAGGAGTTCCATAAGAGGGGGTTCACCACCTTCATAGTCACCAACGGAACCGTCCCGGAGAGACTTGAGGAGATGAAGCGCGAGGATAAACTCCCGACCCAGCTCTACGTCTCGCTCACCGCCCCCGACATCGAGACATACAACCGCGTCAACGTCCCCATGATCCCCGACGGCTGGGACAGGATAAAGGAGACGCTTGCGCTAATGAGGGACGCTCAGACAAGGACCGTGATAAGACTCACCCTCGTCAAGGGCGAGAACATGCACAACCCTGAAGGATATGCGAAGCTCATAAAGCTCGCCAACCCGATGTTCGTCGAGGCAAAGGCATACATGTTCGTCGGCTTCTCAAGGAACAGGCTGACCATCAACAACATGCCGCGCCATGAGGAGATTAAAGCCTTCGCGGAGGAGCTGGTGAAATACTTACCCGGCTACCACATAGAGGACGAGTACGAGCCCAGCAGGGTCGTGCTTATAATGCGGGACGACGTTGACCCACACGGGACCGGAGTAAACGGCCGCTTCATAAAGCACTGA
- a CDS encoding HemK2/MTQ2 family protein methyltransferase → MPLYYGLNIKLHPQVYEPAEDTFLLAENLAVREGDTALDMGTGTGLIALLMARRAKFVLGVDVNPIAVELARENARLNGIQNVEFFLSDLFENVSGRFDVITFNAPYLPGEPEEPIDLALVGGETGREVLDRFIKEVPDYLKPGGIVQVVQSSITGVEETLKRLEKVGLTARVAAKRHIFFEDILLINAQARW, encoded by the coding sequence ATGCCCCTTTACTACGGCCTCAACATTAAACTCCACCCTCAAGTGTATGAACCTGCAGAGGACACATTCCTGCTCGCGGAGAACCTCGCCGTCAGGGAAGGTGACACTGCCCTCGACATGGGCACGGGGACGGGGCTTATAGCACTCCTGATGGCGAGGAGGGCAAAGTTCGTCCTCGGGGTCGATGTAAACCCGATTGCTGTTGAGTTGGCGAGGGAGAACGCCAGGCTGAACGGGATCCAAAACGTCGAATTCTTCTTAAGCGACCTCTTTGAGAACGTTTCTGGAAGATTCGACGTTATAACCTTCAACGCCCCATACCTGCCCGGCGAGCCTGAGGAGCCGATTGACCTGGCCCTAGTGGGAGGGGAAACGGGGAGAGAAGTTCTCGACAGGTTCATCAAGGAAGTGCCGGACTATCTAAAACCCGGCGGAATCGTCCAAGTAGTCCAGAGTTCGATAACCGGGGTTGAGGAAACCCTCAAAAGGCTGGAAAAAGTTGGATTGACCGCGAGGGTTGCCGCTAAGAGGCACATCTTCTTCGAGGATATATTGCTGATAAACGCTCAGGCGAGATGGTAG
- a CDS encoding 30S ribosomal protein S27ae produces the protein MTKGKGGKKTSQKWKMYEVQGGKVKRKNKFCPRCGPGVFMAEHKDRWSCGRCGYTEWKRK, from the coding sequence ATGACCAAGGGTAAGGGCGGTAAGAAGACCAGCCAGAAGTGGAAGATGTACGAGGTTCAGGGCGGAAAGGTCAAGAGGAAGAACAAGTTCTGCCCGCGCTGCGGTCCGGGCGTCTTCATGGCCGAGCACAAGGACCGCTGGAGCTGCGGCCGCTGCGGCTACACCGAGTGGAAGAGGAAGTGA
- a CDS encoding 30S ribosomal protein S24e gives MEIKVTEIRENKLLGRKEIYFDVIHEGEPTPSRADVKGKLVAMLDLNPETVVVQYIRSYFGSRVSKGYAKAYESRERMLYIEPEYILVRDGLIEKQEE, from the coding sequence ATGGAGATTAAGGTTACCGAGATAAGGGAGAACAAGCTCCTCGGGAGGAAGGAGATATACTTCGATGTCATCCACGAGGGAGAGCCAACCCCGAGCAGGGCCGACGTCAAGGGCAAGCTCGTCGCGATGCTCGACCTCAACCCGGAGACCGTCGTCGTCCAGTACATAAGGAGCTACTTCGGTAGCAGGGTCAGCAAGGGCTACGCCAAGGCCTACGAGAGCAGGGAGAGGATGCTCTACATCGAGCCCGAATACATCCTCGTTAGGGATGGCTTGATAGAGAAGCAGGAGGAGTGA
- a CDS encoding GTP-dependent dephospho-CoA kinase, whose product MLYFKLTPELRRELKHPLGRLVRGEIPEPYLRVRGELEGARHVVTVGDVVTENVLRLGIQPSVAIYDHKTKRHEYNPGIETDAVVMTVQNPAGTVTKALLNAIRKGFGLAERGRRVYIKVNGEEDLAAIPAVLYAPYGSLVLYGQPDEGVVLIKVTPECKLKCGKLMSKMEVVRDGD is encoded by the coding sequence ATGCTGTACTTCAAGCTAACTCCCGAACTCAGAAGGGAGCTGAAGCACCCGCTGGGCAGGTTAGTCCGCGGGGAAATTCCCGAGCCGTACCTCAGGGTTAGGGGCGAGCTTGAAGGGGCGAGACACGTCGTTACCGTCGGCGATGTGGTTACCGAGAACGTGCTCAGGCTCGGCATTCAGCCGAGCGTTGCGATATACGACCACAAGACCAAGAGGCACGAGTACAACCCAGGCATAGAGACCGACGCCGTTGTAATGACCGTCCAGAACCCTGCTGGAACGGTAACGAAAGCTTTATTAAACGCAATCAGAAAGGGCTTTGGACTGGCCGAAAGGGGCCGGAGGGTTTACATAAAGGTGAACGGCGAGGAGGATTTGGCCGCTATTCCAGCGGTCCTCTACGCTCCGTATGGGAGTTTGGTCCTCTACGGCCAGCCCGATGAGGGAGTAGTGCTTATAAAGGTAACACCCGAATGCAAGCTCAAGTGTGGAAAGCTCATGTCGAAGATGGAGGTGGTTCGCGATGGAGATTAA
- the spt4 gene encoding transcription elongation factor subunit Spt4, with translation MKERACRHCHYITTEDRCPVCGSRDLSDEWFDLVIITDPEKSRIAEKLGVKVPGKYAIRVR, from the coding sequence GTGAAGGAGCGCGCCTGCAGGCACTGCCACTACATAACCACAGAGGACCGCTGTCCCGTCTGCGGTAGCAGAGACCTCAGCGATGAGTGGTTCGACCTCGTCATAATCACCGACCCAGAGAAGAGCAGGATAGCCGAGAAGCTGGGGGTTAAGGTCCCCGGCAAATACGCCATAAGGGTCAGATGA
- a CDS encoding DNA-directed RNA polymerase, with amino-acid sequence MYKLLKIKDVVRIPPRMFTMDPKEAAKLVLRETYEGIYDRDEGVVLAVMDVEDIGQGVIVPGDGATYHEVVFDVLVWKPEMHEVVEGEVIDVAPYGAFIRIGPMDGLVHISQLMDDYVVFDEKNKQFLGKETNRTLKLGDYVRARVIAISVKSRVIRENKIGLTMRQPGLGKRDWIEKEKHKEAEA; translated from the coding sequence ATGTACAAGCTCCTCAAGATTAAGGACGTCGTCAGGATTCCGCCCAGGATGTTCACGATGGACCCCAAGGAGGCGGCGAAGCTCGTCCTCCGCGAGACCTACGAGGGTATCTATGACAGAGACGAGGGCGTCGTTCTGGCGGTCATGGACGTTGAAGACATCGGGCAGGGCGTTATCGTCCCAGGGGACGGCGCCACCTACCACGAGGTTGTCTTTGACGTCCTTGTCTGGAAGCCCGAGATGCACGAGGTCGTTGAGGGCGAGGTCATCGACGTCGCCCCCTACGGTGCCTTCATAAGAATCGGCCCGATGGACGGTCTCGTCCACATCAGCCAGCTCATGGACGACTACGTCGTCTTCGACGAGAAGAACAAGCAGTTCCTCGGCAAGGAGACCAACAGAACCCTCAAGCTCGGTGACTACGTGAGGGCCAGGGTCATAGCGATAAGCGTTAAGAGCCGCGTCATAAGGGAGAACAAGATAGGCCTCACAATGAGACAGCCGGGCCTCGGGAAGAGGGACTGGATAGAGAAGGAGAAGCACAAGGAGGCTGAGGCTTAA
- a CDS encoding inorganic diphosphatase: protein MNPFHELEPGPEVPEVVYALIEIPKGSRNKYELDKKTGLLKLDRVLYSPFFYPVDYGIIPQTWYDDGDPFDIMVIMREPVYPLTIIEARPIGIMKMEDSGDKDWKVLAVPVEDPYFEDWKDIDDVPKAFLDEIAHFFQRYKELQGKVTTVEGWGNAEEAKKEILRAIELYKEKFGKKE from the coding sequence ATGAACCCGTTCCACGAGCTTGAGCCCGGACCGGAGGTTCCAGAGGTTGTGTACGCTCTCATAGAGATACCGAAGGGGAGCAGGAACAAGTACGAGCTCGACAAGAAGACCGGCCTTCTGAAGCTCGACCGCGTCCTTTACAGCCCGTTCTTCTACCCGGTCGACTACGGAATCATCCCGCAGACCTGGTACGACGACGGCGATCCCTTCGACATAATGGTCATAATGCGCGAGCCGGTCTACCCGCTCACCATCATCGAGGCCAGGCCCATAGGCATAATGAAGATGGAAGACAGCGGCGACAAGGACTGGAAGGTTCTCGCCGTCCCTGTCGAGGACCCGTACTTCGAAGACTGGAAGGACATCGACGACGTTCCGAAGGCCTTCCTCGACGAGATAGCCCACTTCTTCCAGAGGTACAAGGAGCTCCAGGGCAAGGTCACCACCGTTGAGGGCTGGGGCAACGCCGAGGAGGCCAAGAAGGAAATACTCCGCGCCATAGAGCTCTACAAGGAGAAGTTCGGGAAGAAGGAGTGA
- a CDS encoding DUF5305 family protein gives MKELSLDKAKAIKITLAVFIGMSVLFGAYSAMAYSTDPTTTQVTYKTLYMEKGELSHAGFFSNETIYKNGTSLKYYPEKITGLIVGNYDYSIAPETEGNYRAVLRTDYYVVSNKERIYLMNTTQEAWSGKFSGSFSIPVTFNISKINGELKVLREGTGLFRASVDTYLLVEVQMAGKEPFTHRITLAKDTSGMLKLTEPEKDYKKVERYTNTTANSINFAGKEVLVSTGRTVFPALALLFMMPPLGFAYTHREKKPKDELKGLRKFMVEGVPSEVEAMDPVELSSAEDLERVFDLVDKPIVHYTKDGHDVYAVVDGELVYEYRKPLPREGKKAN, from the coding sequence ATGAAAGAACTTTCTTTGGACAAGGCTAAAGCAATCAAGATCACGTTGGCGGTTTTCATCGGTATGTCGGTTCTGTTTGGGGCATATTCTGCAATGGCATACAGTACAGATCCGACCACCACCCAAGTTACGTACAAAACGCTCTATATGGAGAAGGGAGAGCTGAGTCACGCGGGATTCTTCTCAAACGAGACGATATACAAAAACGGGACCAGCCTGAAGTACTACCCTGAGAAGATAACGGGGCTGATTGTGGGCAACTATGACTACTCGATAGCCCCGGAAACGGAAGGGAACTACAGAGCAGTTCTGAGAACGGACTACTACGTGGTCTCCAACAAAGAGAGGATATACCTAATGAACACGACTCAAGAAGCATGGAGCGGAAAGTTCTCCGGATCGTTCTCTATACCAGTGACCTTCAACATCAGCAAGATCAACGGTGAACTGAAGGTTCTACGGGAAGGAACGGGCCTATTCCGCGCCAGTGTGGATACATACCTTCTTGTAGAGGTTCAGATGGCAGGGAAGGAGCCTTTTACCCACAGGATAACGCTTGCAAAGGACACATCGGGGATGCTGAAACTTACAGAGCCTGAGAAGGACTACAAAAAGGTCGAGAGGTACACCAACACCACGGCGAACAGCATAAACTTCGCCGGCAAAGAGGTGCTCGTATCAACAGGCAGGACGGTCTTTCCGGCCCTAGCACTGCTCTTCATGATGCCCCCGCTGGGATTCGCTTACACCCACAGGGAGAAGAAACCCAAAGACGAACTGAAGGGGCTCAGGAAGTTCATGGTGGAGGGAGTTCCCAGCGAAGTTGAAGCCATGGATCCCGTGGAGCTGAGTTCGGCGGAAGACCTTGAGAGGGTCTTTGACCTCGTGGACAAGCCGATAGTACACTACACCAAGGACGGACATGACGTCTACGCCGTGGTGGATGGGGAACTCGTCTACGAGTACCGCAAGCCCCTACCCCGGGAAGGGAAAAAGGCCAACTGA
- a CDS encoding signal peptidase I, whose amino-acid sequence MKKLIENIIVFIVIMFLITSVMGFVLDRPVLISYAYSESMTPTINKGDLFFINPLSKGGEVGDIIVFHRRDGWTVHRIFAVTDEGYITKGDNNVATDQQDGAYPPVNREDIIGKVMAVGNHPLVIRGGGALIESARSKLTNIYAVAVILLLGAFLTFSGGNNRRGHGRKKRFLKLSMRTVYAVVSVGIVAGFIFVTVASWGTLAFTYSSTLASGQMEGWYLPGSTFEKNLSIENRAIYPFHYFIGTKSVRVTILNEKQFKIDGKGSHEVLMKVSVPEDTKIYREEIEVRSYPAILPGRLVAAMYKINPYLPLIPYTLELAAILLALYYMADIGQGEVIRIRIRRRSLLSKIAGDG is encoded by the coding sequence ATGAAAAAACTGATAGAAAACATAATAGTCTTCATTGTTATCATGTTCCTGATCACTTCAGTCATGGGATTCGTTCTTGATAGGCCTGTTCTGATTTCGTACGCTTATTCTGAAAGCATGACCCCCACGATAAACAAGGGGGATCTGTTCTTCATAAACCCGCTCTCAAAGGGCGGGGAAGTCGGTGATATCATTGTCTTTCACAGGAGAGATGGATGGACCGTCCACAGGATATTCGCGGTAACGGACGAAGGATACATCACGAAGGGAGACAACAACGTCGCCACAGACCAGCAGGATGGTGCATACCCCCCGGTTAATCGGGAGGACATAATCGGAAAGGTCATGGCGGTGGGAAACCATCCCCTCGTTATCAGGGGAGGAGGTGCCCTCATAGAGTCCGCCAGAAGCAAACTAACGAACATCTACGCGGTAGCGGTGATACTGCTCCTGGGAGCGTTCCTCACGTTTTCAGGGGGGAATAACCGCAGGGGACACGGCAGGAAGAAGAGGTTTCTCAAGTTATCAATGCGCACGGTGTATGCCGTCGTATCGGTGGGCATAGTGGCGGGGTTCATCTTCGTAACGGTTGCATCATGGGGGACCCTAGCCTTCACTTACTCTTCCACCCTTGCGAGCGGGCAGATGGAAGGATGGTACCTCCCCGGAAGCACTTTCGAGAAAAACCTGAGCATAGAGAACAGGGCCATCTATCCTTTCCACTACTTCATAGGGACAAAGAGCGTCAGGGTGACCATTCTAAACGAAAAGCAGTTCAAGATAGACGGAAAGGGCTCACATGAGGTCCTAATGAAAGTCTCAGTTCCCGAAGACACAAAAATCTACCGCGAGGAAATAGAGGTACGTTCGTATCCGGCGATACTTCCCGGGAGGCTCGTGGCGGCGATGTACAAAATCAACCCATACCTCCCCTTGATCCCGTACACGCTGGAACTGGCCGCAATACTGCTGGCCTTATACTACATGGCAGACATTGGACAGGGCGAAGTGATTAGAATCAGGATCAGGAGGAGAAGCCTCCTGAGCAAAATAGCAGGAGATGGTTGA
- a CDS encoding DUF1102 domain-containing protein, which yields MNKLFGLAFLMIGMLLAVGAGANFRYYAADRSASFQVVSDDNELIDLTALQPYVTYDAGKLYVDISQYNPNYNQSRGWGTGMSPNTTYVFEEMFEVSNELWENNQTDYPICVKIKTDHDNVLIFAGNYTNTIAGPDDNIEFTVEHGNPIPIGMIFDNTNATLNMDQFQMSFEAHAGACVPQE from the coding sequence ATGAATAAACTATTTGGATTGGCCTTCCTTATGATTGGAATGCTCCTGGCAGTAGGCGCGGGTGCCAACTTCAGGTACTACGCCGCCGACAGGTCTGCATCATTCCAGGTTGTCTCAGACGACAACGAGCTTATTGATTTGACTGCCCTGCAGCCCTACGTAACCTACGACGCTGGAAAGCTCTACGTGGACATAAGCCAGTACAACCCGAACTACAACCAGAGCCGTGGATGGGGAACAGGCATGAGCCCGAACACTACCTACGTCTTTGAGGAGATGTTCGAGGTAAGCAACGAGCTCTGGGAGAACAACCAGACCGACTACCCGATCTGTGTTAAGATAAAGACCGACCACGACAACGTCCTCATCTTCGCGGGCAACTACACCAACACCATAGCAGGGCCCGACGACAACATAGAGTTCACAGTTGAACACGGCAACCCCATACCCATTGGCATGATCTTTGACAACACCAACGCCACCCTTAACATGGACCAGTTCCAGATGAGCTTCGAGGCACACGCAGGTGCATGCGTACCGCAGGAGTGA
- a CDS encoding DUF1102 domain-containing protein, producing MRKNIVLGIFGLLVAFGLVLGAGANFRDYNADRSVHWDIVSDDNELIDLTPVQPYAYINDGGVLVVDISPENPHWPGYGNGLSPNSEYNFDEVFNVSNDLWEEGMAIVVRITSDNSVIQFYGADMDIHDSANGTVVYASDNAKNDVCFVVQNGDAVSVGMDFTVGNDAPGTINNAAIHIEAYRLGTEPQELVGKCGQ from the coding sequence TTGAGAAAGAATATTGTTTTAGGCATTTTTGGCCTGTTGGTGGCCTTTGGCCTCGTTTTAGGGGCAGGAGCCAACTTCAGGGACTACAACGCGGACAGGAGCGTGCATTGGGATATAGTCAGCGATGACAACGAGCTCATCGATCTGACTCCAGTGCAGCCCTACGCGTACATTAACGATGGCGGCGTTCTCGTGGTTGACATCAGCCCGGAAAACCCGCACTGGCCGGGATACGGAAACGGCCTCAGCCCGAACTCAGAGTACAACTTTGACGAGGTATTCAACGTGAGCAACGACCTTTGGGAAGAGGGAATGGCAATAGTCGTCAGGATAACCAGCGACAACTCAGTTATTCAGTTCTATGGAGCTGACATGGACATACACGACAGCGCAAATGGTACAGTTGTTTACGCGAGCGACAACGCTAAGAACGACGTGTGCTTCGTTGTGCAGAACGGAGATGCAGTTAGCGTTGGCATGGACTTCACCGTTGGAAACGACGCACCCGGCACGATCAACAATGCAGCAATACACATCGAAGCCTACAGACTCGGCACCGAGCCGCAAGAGCTCGTTGGCAAGTGCGGTCAGTGA
- a CDS encoding DUF7344 domain-containing protein, with amino-acid sequence MILGNERRMLLIEFLQMRNGRAELREIVEYIAEKEGNTDRKHRKSVYVSLMQTHIPKLEHEGVLTFERGVITLLQVPDNVTLYMEVVQRNDISWSTFYAGISFIFAITALWFGNSLLLFASLTYLLVAVVQHMKTYKVLRPRDEESPKKPDGNGE; translated from the coding sequence ATGATCCTTGGGAACGAGAGGAGGATGCTACTTATAGAGTTCCTTCAGATGAGGAATGGCAGGGCCGAGCTCAGGGAGATAGTCGAGTACATTGCGGAAAAAGAGGGAAACACCGACAGGAAGCACAGGAAGAGCGTCTACGTGAGCCTCATGCAGACTCATATACCCAAACTTGAGCATGAGGGCGTTCTGACCTTCGAGCGTGGGGTGATAACGCTCCTCCAGGTCCCCGACAACGTCACGCTCTACATGGAAGTCGTTCAGAGAAACGACATAAGCTGGAGCACCTTCTACGCGGGCATCTCCTTTATCTTCGCCATTACTGCCCTCTGGTTCGGCAACTCCCTTCTCCTGTTTGCCTCGCTGACCTACCTTCTGGTTGCGGTGGTTCAGCACATGAAAACTTACAAAGTTTTGAGGCCCAGAGATGAGGAGAGCCCCAAAAAACCTGATGGTAATGGCGAGTAA